Proteins found in one Apostichopus japonicus isolate 1M-3 chromosome 16, ASM3797524v1, whole genome shotgun sequence genomic segment:
- the LOC139983480 gene encoding uncharacterized protein, whose translation MKWTEAKDVILCKEVALQNPFQFRRGSLERGKVWSGVATELRKQSFKVDQRAVRDRYNSLKNKVQKNNSQDKRASGISLEETESQRELRVLLEDLANQEDDAELLPKTTNASEEEQRRLDGQEVQKRACESFVETRKRHFADKENTPRKRNSGSDALQFLHQKMELEREMRKEELAMRRAEVKRDEAERDRRFELFQQQQQQTQQQFMQQQQQMEQHLAQQQQQMQNMLMMFMQSMKGNNKQ comes from the exons ATGAAATGGACAGAGGCAAAAGATGTAATTCTTTGCAAGGAAGTTGCCTTGCAAAACCCATTTCAGTTCCGAAGGGGCAGTCTGGAAAGAGGCAAGGTGTGGTCTGGAGTGGCCACCGAATTGAGAAAACAGTCCTTTAAGGTGGACCAAAGGGCTGTCAGAGACAG GTACAACAGCCTCAAGAATAAGGTGCAGAAGAACAACTCTCAAGATAAGAGGGCTTCAGGCATTAGCCTTGAGGAAACGGAAAGCCAAAGGGAGTTGAGGGTGCTTCTGGAAGACTTGGCCAACCAAGAAGATGATGCAGAGCTTCTCCCCAAGACCACCAATGCTAGTGAAGAGGAGCAGAGGCGCCTCGATGGACAAGAGGTCCAGAAGAGGGCCTGTGAATCGTTTGTGGAGACAAGGAAGAG GCATTTTGCAGATAAAGAAAATACgccaagaaaaagaaacagtGGGAGTGATGCTCTTCAGTTTTTGCATCAAAAGATGGAGTTGGAAAGAGAGATGAGGAAGGAAGAGCTCGCCATGAGAAGAGCAGAGGTGAAGAGGGACGAAGCTGAAAGAGATCGACGATTTGAACTCTTTcaacaacagcaacagcagACACAACAACAATTTatgcagcaacaacaacaaatggaGCAACACCTCgcacaacaacagcagcagatGCAAAACATGCTAATGATGTTCATGCAATCGATGAAGggtaataataaacaataa